AAAGCTGCTCATGATGGCTGATGCCGGCTAGCAGAACGAGTCGGTTATCAGCATGATTCGATCGTGTGGCGGCTGCAAAATCAATGCTTCCCCAAGCTGGCGTAATGGGATCATTCTCGGAATAAATAAGCAGATAAGGGGGGCCAAATCGATCCATTTGGCGCCTGAATTGGATGATTTCCTTTTCGATTGCCAGCACATAGCGCAGCACGGACTGCCGCATCATGTATTTATCTTTCGCCAGCTTTTGTTTTTCCTCTTCAGAGTCAGTCAGGTAATCCCTTACCCAATCCGGCGCAGTCGGTGAAAATAGGTTGCGCATGCCCGGCATTGAAAATAATTCAATTATGCCGTCTTGCAGCGGCACGCTGATCAAGGCCAGCAGCTGGTTGAACAGCATAACAGGCAGTGCCTCATCTTGTGGATTCAGAAAATGTTCATGCGTATGAAAAGTAAACCGGACTATCGGGTTCTGGAACCAGCCGCGCCAGCCAGGCACTTCAGTTACAGAAAAGGCCGGGGCGCTGAACACAACGCCTTTCACCCGGTCCGTTAATGCCTTGTTTTCAGCCTGCAGCAGATAGGATGAGACAACCAGCGAGCCCAAGCTATGGGACAAAATAAATATAGGCAGCGGTTTATCGCCAGGGATGGTGTGTATGCCGCAAGCCAGTCGGGAATTGGCGCGGCAATCGCCAGGGATGGCGTGTATGCCGTTAGCCGGATGGGAACTGGCACGGCTACGGCATTGATCGGATAGATAATGCAGAGCAGACGCCAGATCGTCGCGCATGGGTTGCAGGTCCCGGAATTGGGCCTGCTCGAGATAAGCATGACTGGCATCATAAGCCGCCGCACCGGCAGTGATGCTTTCATGGGCTTTTGATAATACCGGATTGCTCAGACCGTGAGCCGTCAGGTCCAGGCCAACTACTATAAAACGGTCGGCGAAGTGTTCGGCTATACGCCCATAGCGGCCGATATGTTCATTCATGCCATGCACGATCAGCAGGCAGCCTTGAACCGTATCCGGCGATTTCGGCTTCAGGATCTGCATGCTCCGCCAGACATCATTTCCCTCTACCTTCAGGTAGACTGGCCGCCCCCAGAAAGGATAAGGCGCCGTGACTGTCTGCTGGCGCGAGCAGGCGCACAATAGGCATATTGTGAAACAGAAAAGCGCCGGCTTACTCATGGGCCTGTAGGCTGGGTTGGAGCTTTAGCGGAAACCCAGCATGGGGAGCCTCGAATGCTGGGTTCAGCACCCCAGCCTACAGTGATTGTAGCTGCCTTAAGAATATATCTGCACATCAGTTTATTGACGCTGATAAGTACCGATCAATTCCGTCTGGCCAATAATATGCCCGGCCATCGCCTTCTCAAGCTGGGCTTTATCAGGCCAATGCATATCCGGCAGTTCTATATCCAGGGCATACAGCTTATGAAAATAACGGTGTCGGCCTTTGGGCGGGCAAGGACCACCGTAACCGGTGCGTTTCCAGTCGTTCTTTCCTTGCAGTGTGCCAGTCGGCAAGGCACTTGGAGCAACACTTTGCGGTAATCCGGAAGCTGCCGGAGGAATATTGTAAAGCACCCAGTGAACCCAGGTCATTTTAGGCGCGGCCGGGTCGGGCGCATCGGGGTCATCGACGATTAATGCCAGCGACTTGGTGTTTGGCGGAATGTCCGACCAGGTCAGCGCTGGTGAAACATCAGCGCCATCGCACGTATATTGCTTGGGGATTTCGCCCTGGTGGTTAAAATCGGGCGACTTCAACGTCATGGTCATGGACTGTCCTCCTTCAGCCGGGAAAGCCGGAACGGTGTAAAAAAAGCAAGCCAAAAAAATCGAGCTTATAGCAACGGCTCTATTGATCGCCTTCATGGGCCACCTCATTTTCTGTTGATGGCATAGTATCGGCGGCGCTGTTTAAATGCCGCCATGAGGCGAATCAATAAACCCGCCATTTCAGATTTGCGGCAACTCCAGGGAGATCTGGTACTCTTAAGGTCATCTACAAATTTTTTGCCACGATAAAGCGGCAGAGGTATAGCATGAACAATGAAGCAGCCGAAAAGCCTCATGAGCCAACCAGAGGAAACGATGCCCTTTATCCGCCATTGATCCAGTCATTATGCAAGGCCGATGCCTATCCACATGCGGTTGCTTCGATCAGGCTGGTTGAAACGCATATTTCCTGGTTATTGCTGACAGGTGACTATGTGTACAAAATAAAAAAACCGGTTGATTTCGGTTTTCTGGATTTTTCAACGCTGGAGCGGCGGCGATTTTGCTGCGAGGAGGAGATAAGGCTTAACCGTCGCCTGGCGCCGGAACTGTATCTCGATGTCGTGCCTATAACAGGAACGCCGGAGCACCCGCAACTAGCCGGTACGGGGCAGGCCTTTGAATATGCCGTCAGGATGGTGCAGTTTTCTGCCGGACAACTGCTGAGCGAGCGGGCGGCAGACGGGAGGCTGAAGGTCGATGAGATCGATCAGATAGCCAGGCTGATTGCCGAGTTTCATGAATCCGTTGAACGGGCAGATGAAGACTCTGCTTATGGCGACAGTGAAGTGATTCAAAAATGGTTCCTGGAGAATCTCGATACGGTCAAGTCGCTGCTGACCGATGAGCAGCAATTGCGCCAGCTTGAATTGATCCAGGCATGGGGCAATGCGCAATGGCGCTGCAAGGCCGGTCTGATGCAACTGCGCAAGCGGCAGGGTTATGTGCGCGAATGCCACGGTGATCTGCACCTGAACAATATCACAATGCTCAACGGCAAGGTCACGCCGTTCGATTGCATCGAATTCAATCCGACACTGCGCTGGATCGACGTCATTAGCGAGATAGCCTTTTTGTTTATTGATCTGCTGCATGTCGGGCATGAGCGTCTGGCTTATCGTTTTCTCAATCATTACCTGCATTACACAGGCGATTATTCCGGCCTGGCTTTGTTGCGGTACTATCTGGTTTATCGCGCCATGGTACGCGCTAAAGTGACAATGCTGCGTATGGCGCAGCAGCGCAATGATGAGGCCGTTTGCATGCAGGCACTTGCCGAGTATGCCGTTTATGCGGATCTGGCCGAGCATTTTACTAAAGAGGGCAAGGGTGCATTGATCATTACGCATGGCTATTCCGGATCGGGAAAGTCCACCCTGGCCGGTCAGCTGGTTGAGCGGCTGGGCGCGATACAGATCCGTTCCGATATCGAGCGCAAAAGGCTGTTCGGTTACCGGATGCTGGAAGCGACTGACAGCGGCGTCGATCAGGGCCTTTATACGCAAGAGGCGGGGCGCCGGACTTTTCAGCGTTTGTCCGAACTGGCTAAAGCCGTGATCGAAGCGGATTTTATGGTGATTGTCGATGCGACCTTTATTCAAGTTTCATTGCGCGAGCAATTTCGAAATCTGGCAAGTGATTGCGGCGTACCATTTCTGATTATTGATTTCAAAGCATCCGAGCAGACGTTATACAGGCGCATAGAACGGCGGCGGCAATTGATGAATGACGCGTCCGAAGCGACTTTGGACGTACTGAAAAAGCAGCTTATGTCGGCGCAACCGCTGTCTGAAGATGAACTGAGATGCACGATTACTGTGGATACCGAAATGAGCAACGCGCTGGATCAGCTATTCGATGAGCTAAATAACATTCTGTCGCCCTGATGGCGGTAGAGCATACATCGGGTTGGGCGATTGATAGCTTTTTTAAGCATCTCATCACCAAAATCGTCATAGGTCTAATGGTTTATTGGATGTAGAATAACTCTAATAACTATTATAAAAATGCGTCGTTACTTATGACAACCCAACCCCCATCT
This is a stretch of genomic DNA from Methylobacter sp. YRD-M1. It encodes these proteins:
- a CDS encoding YbhB/YbcL family Raf kinase inhibitor-like protein, which produces MTMTLKSPDFNHQGEIPKQYTCDGADVSPALTWSDIPPNTKSLALIVDDPDAPDPAAPKMTWVHWVLYNIPPAASGLPQSVAPSALPTGTLQGKNDWKRTGYGGPCPPKGRHRYFHKLYALDIELPDMHWPDKAQLEKAMAGHIIGQTELIGTYQRQ
- a CDS encoding alpha/beta fold hydrolase, giving the protein MSKPALFCFTICLLCACSRQQTVTAPYPFWGRPVYLKVEGNDVWRSMQILKPKSPDTVQGCLLIVHGMNEHIGRYGRIAEHFADRFIVVGLDLTAHGLSNPVLSKAHESITAGAAAYDASHAYLEQAQFRDLQPMRDDLASALHYLSDQCRSRASSHPANGIHAIPGDCRANSRLACGIHTIPGDKPLPIFILSHSLGSLVVSSYLLQAENKALTDRVKGVVFSAPAFSVTEVPGWRGWFQNPIVRFTFHTHEHFLNPQDEALPVMLFNQLLALISVPLQDGIIELFSMPGMRNLFSPTAPDWVRDYLTDSEEEKQKLAKDKYMMRQSVLRYVLAIEKEIIQFRRQMDRFGPPYLLIYSENDPITPAWGSIDFAAATRSNHADNRLVLLAGISHHEQLFSSSPLREHILSVIDEWLQKRLTQQ
- a CDS encoding bifunctional aminoglycoside phosphotransferase/ATP-binding protein gives rise to the protein MNNEAAEKPHEPTRGNDALYPPLIQSLCKADAYPHAVASIRLVETHISWLLLTGDYVYKIKKPVDFGFLDFSTLERRRFCCEEEIRLNRRLAPELYLDVVPITGTPEHPQLAGTGQAFEYAVRMVQFSAGQLLSERAADGRLKVDEIDQIARLIAEFHESVERADEDSAYGDSEVIQKWFLENLDTVKSLLTDEQQLRQLELIQAWGNAQWRCKAGLMQLRKRQGYVRECHGDLHLNNITMLNGKVTPFDCIEFNPTLRWIDVISEIAFLFIDLLHVGHERLAYRFLNHYLHYTGDYSGLALLRYYLVYRAMVRAKVTMLRMAQQRNDEAVCMQALAEYAVYADLAEHFTKEGKGALIITHGYSGSGKSTLAGQLVERLGAIQIRSDIERKRLFGYRMLEATDSGVDQGLYTQEAGRRTFQRLSELAKAVIEADFMVIVDATFIQVSLREQFRNLASDCGVPFLIIDFKASEQTLYRRIERRRQLMNDASEATLDVLKKQLMSAQPLSEDELRCTITVDTEMSNALDQLFDELNNILSP